The following proteins are encoded in a genomic region of Acidobacteriota bacterium:
- a CDS encoding class I SAM-dependent methyltransferase — protein sequence MTRNLAADVTKEIAKNLLMALPPVRAWRLRRARTMQALRGDEDFLERYAFQATRHLLAELKSVTGLHIAEIGPGDYLTSGLALLAAGAHSYTAIDRFPGPYGSDEAKKWYGAIETAWPAAFPAMPWPSYLEARRFPDAYPDRVQTISRSIESVESARSFDVVCSYQVAEHVSDIRAFAETTARLLSPGGIATHRVDFGPHDCWIQYRDPLTFLRFPDWLWSLMGSNRGTPNRHRHHEFLEAFAAAGLTCETTSLEYFAVDEVDLGRLAARYRSMERESILVKTAVYRCRIRRPPPD from the coding sequence ATGACCCGGAACCTAGCGGCCGACGTGACGAAGGAGATTGCGAAAAATCTCCTGATGGCGCTGCCGCCGGTCCGCGCGTGGCGCCTTCGACGCGCCCGGACGATGCAGGCGCTGCGGGGCGACGAGGATTTCCTGGAACGTTACGCGTTCCAGGCGACCCGACATCTCCTCGCTGAGCTGAAGAGCGTCACGGGCCTCCACATCGCGGAAATCGGACCGGGCGACTATTTGACGTCCGGCCTCGCGCTGCTGGCAGCCGGAGCCCACTCGTACACGGCGATCGATCGCTTCCCGGGGCCCTACGGCTCGGACGAGGCGAAGAAGTGGTACGGCGCGATCGAAACGGCCTGGCCGGCGGCGTTTCCGGCGATGCCGTGGCCGTCGTACCTCGAGGCCCGTCGTTTCCCGGATGCCTACCCCGACCGGGTTCAGACGATCTCACGGTCGATCGAGAGTGTCGAATCGGCCCGCTCATTCGACGTCGTCTGTTCCTATCAGGTCGCCGAGCACGTGTCGGACATCAGGGCTTTCGCCGAGACGACGGCCCGCCTTCTCTCGCCGGGAGGAATCGCGACACACCGGGTCGACTTCGGCCCTCACGACTGCTGGATCCAGTACCGCGATCCGCTGACGTTCCTCCGATTCCCGGACTGGCTCTGGTCCCTGATGGGCTCGAATCGCGGGACGCCGAACCGTCATCGCCATCATGAATTTCTGGAGGCGTTCGCGGCGGCCGGACTCACGTGCGAGACGACGAGCCTGGAGTACTTCGCCGTGGACGAGGTCGACCTCGGGCGGCTTGCGGCTCGATACCGTTCGATGGAGCGCGAGTCGATTCTCGTAAAGACGGCGGTTTATCGCTGTCGCATCCGGCGGCCGCCTCCGGACTAG
- a CDS encoding SBBP repeat-containing protein, with amino-acid sequence MVILGAAIVALGVDGKGVPGPAGYGTLPLSFEANQGQADDRVKFVARGPGYGLFLTRTEAVLTLRAPTPRGSAAVVRMRLAGATRHPQVMGLDPLPGTSNYFIGDDPARWQRDVPSYARVKYAGVYPGIDLVYYGNQRQLEYDIVVAPGADPGRVALAFEGVQKLSLDPEGNMVLRTAQGDIVQRRPVIYQEADGRREPVGGGYVLRANGRVGFRISRYDTTRPLIIDPVLSYSTYLGGTGNDIGQAIAVDGNGNAYVTGGTTSTLFPGTGGSPIQPNLLGSGDVFVTKLNATGTATVYSTYLGGSGLDTAYAIAVDSTGAAYVTGETDSPTVAGIGNIPYPKVGAIQGVYGGGGDAFITKINPAGNALVYSTYLGGSGTERGYGIAVDAFFDAYVTGHTSSVNGPGNFPTVFPFQSQNGSIGSFDAFVTRINAAGNGLVYSTYLGGNGSEYSLDGGAIAVDADGNAYVGGTTASSNFPGAGTSTIQPGNGGGTSDGFVVKFNAAGSALFYSTYLGGTAYDAVNGIAIDSARNAYVAGYTDSINFPTASPLQPARGGPGEDAFVAKLNVAGNALTYSTYLGGSGGERAYAIAVDGGGNATVCGFTSSTDFPTVAPFQSVRGGTGDAFVSRLNAAGSALTYSTYLGGSTGGEHAYGIALDGAGSAYVTGETSSTNFPTLGPLQGTFGGAGTDAFVTKFSGFAVTNGDFDGDGKTDVTVYRPSSGTWWTHQSVNGAVSARTFGNSTDLPVPGDYDGDGKADVAIYRTGTWWILRSTTGTPAVQQWGISTDVPVPGDYDGDGKADIAVFRGGTWYVLRSSDASAQIQAWGVSGDVPVPGDYDGDGRTDIAVFRPSSGTWFILRSSGGSFITTFGAGGDIPVAGDFDGDGKTDVAIYRPSTGTWWILRSTDVSFTARAFGLATDIPAPGDYDGDGKTDLAIYRPSTGTWWIVRSSAGTSTAEQWGLPTDKPAVGSPP; translated from the coding sequence TTGGTCATTCTCGGGGCGGCGATCGTCGCCCTCGGGGTCGATGGAAAGGGCGTTCCGGGCCCGGCGGGCTACGGCACACTGCCGCTGAGCTTCGAGGCAAATCAGGGTCAGGCCGACGATCGGGTGAAGTTCGTCGCCCGAGGCCCGGGTTACGGCCTTTTCCTCACCCGGACGGAAGCGGTCCTGACGCTGCGCGCGCCGACGCCGCGCGGGTCCGCGGCGGTGGTGCGCATGCGGCTCGCGGGCGCGACCCGGCATCCCCAGGTCATGGGACTCGATCCGCTGCCCGGCACGAGCAACTACTTCATCGGCGACGATCCCGCGCGATGGCAGCGCGACGTGCCGAGTTACGCGAGAGTGAAGTATGCCGGCGTGTATCCCGGCATCGACCTCGTCTATTACGGCAACCAGCGACAGCTGGAGTACGACATCGTGGTCGCCCCGGGCGCCGATCCCGGGCGCGTCGCACTGGCCTTCGAAGGCGTGCAGAAGCTCTCGCTCGATCCGGAAGGCAACATGGTGCTCCGGACCGCGCAGGGCGACATCGTCCAGCGGAGGCCCGTGATCTACCAGGAGGCCGACGGGAGGCGCGAGCCGGTGGGCGGGGGCTACGTGTTGCGCGCGAACGGCCGCGTCGGCTTTCGAATCTCCCGCTACGACACGACCCGGCCGCTCATCATCGACCCGGTGCTTTCGTACTCCACGTACCTCGGCGGCACCGGAAACGACATTGGCCAGGCGATCGCCGTGGACGGCAACGGCAACGCGTACGTCACGGGCGGGACCACGTCTACCCTCTTCCCCGGCACGGGCGGGAGTCCGATCCAGCCCAACCTGCTGGGGAGCGGCGACGTGTTCGTCACGAAGCTCAACGCCACGGGCACCGCCACCGTCTACAGCACGTATCTGGGCGGAAGCGGATTGGACACGGCTTACGCCATCGCGGTGGACAGCACGGGCGCCGCGTACGTGACGGGCGAGACGGATTCCCCCACCGTTGCGGGGATCGGGAACATCCCCTACCCCAAGGTAGGCGCCATTCAGGGGGTGTACGGCGGCGGCGGCGATGCCTTCATCACCAAGATCAATCCCGCGGGCAACGCCCTGGTGTACAGCACCTACCTGGGTGGTAGTGGGACCGAGCGGGGCTACGGCATCGCGGTAGACGCTTTCTTCGACGCCTACGTCACGGGCCACACGAGCTCCGTGAACGGTCCGGGCAATTTCCCGACGGTGTTTCCCTTCCAGTCGCAGAACGGTTCGATTGGAAGCTTCGACGCCTTCGTCACCAGGATCAATGCAGCGGGCAACGGCCTCGTCTACAGCACGTATCTGGGCGGGAACGGCAGCGAATACAGCCTCGACGGCGGCGCCATCGCCGTGGACGCCGACGGCAACGCGTACGTGGGCGGCACGACCGCTTCGAGCAATTTCCCCGGCGCGGGCACGAGCACGATCCAGCCGGGAAACGGCGGCGGGACGAGTGACGGCTTCGTCGTGAAGTTCAACGCGGCGGGCAGCGCGCTCTTCTACAGCACGTACCTGGGCGGCACGGCCTATGACGCCGTCAACGGGATCGCGATCGACTCGGCCCGGAATGCGTACGTCGCCGGATACACCGATTCCATCAACTTTCCAACGGCCTCGCCTCTGCAACCGGCACGGGGCGGCCCCGGAGAGGACGCGTTCGTGGCCAAGCTCAACGTGGCCGGGAACGCCCTGACATACAGCACCTATCTCGGCGGCAGCGGGGGAGAGCGTGCCTACGCCATCGCGGTGGACGGCGGTGGCAACGCCACGGTCTGCGGATTCACGAGCTCGACCGATTTTCCCACGGTGGCCCCGTTCCAGTCCGTCCGGGGGGGGACGGGCGACGCGTTCGTCAGCAGGCTCAACGCCGCGGGGAGCGCCCTCACGTACAGCACGTATCTGGGCGGGAGCACGGGGGGCGAGCACGCCTACGGGATCGCCCTGGACGGTGCCGGGAGTGCCTACGTCACCGGGGAGACCAGCTCCACAAATTTCCCGACGCTGGGTCCGCTCCAGGGGACGTTCGGTGGAGCGGGCACCGATGCGTTCGTCACGAAATTTTCCGGCTTCGCCGTGACGAACGGCGATTTCGACGGCGACGGCAAGACCGACGTCACGGTCTACCGGCCGTCGAGCGGCACGTGGTGGACCCACCAGAGCGTCAACGGGGCGGTCAGTGCACGCACATTCGGCAACTCGACCGACCTTCCCGTGCCGGGCGACTACGACGGGGACGGAAAGGCCGACGTCGCGATCTACCGCACGGGGACCTGGTGGATCCTCCGGAGCACGACCGGGACTCCCGCGGTCCAACAGTGGGGCATTTCCACGGACGTTCCCGTGCCTGGCGATTACGACGGGGATGGCAAGGCCGACATTGCGGTCTTTCGCGGCGGCACGTGGTACGTGCTGAGGAGCAGCGACGCCAGCGCCCAGATCCAAGCGTGGGGAGTGAGCGGAGACGTTCCCGTGCCGGGCGACTACGACGGCGACGGAAGGACGGACATCGCGGTCTTCCGCCCGAGCAGCGGCACGTGGTTCATCCTCAGGAGCAGTGGCGGTTCATTCATCACGACCTTTGGCGCCGGCGGGGACATTCCTGTGGCCGGAGATTTCGACGGGGACGGCAAGACGGACGTTGCGATCTACCGGCCGTCGACCGGCACGTGGTGGATCCTTCGGAGCACCGACGTCTCGTTTACCGCGCGGGCGTTCGGTCTTGCGACCGACATTCCGGCGCCCGGCGACTACGACGGGGATGGCAAGACGGACCTTGCGATCTACCGGCCCTCGACCGGCACGTGGTGGATCGTGAGGAGCAGCGCCGGAACCTCCACCGCAGAGCAGTGGGGACTGCCCACCGACAAGCCCGCCGTCGGGTCGCCTCCATGA
- a CDS encoding PQQ-dependent sugar dehydrogenase, whose protein sequence is MHFRRFGVRSAVWRAVGLTSLALSLPAPAITLPPGFGDALVATVGAPTALAFLPDGRLLVATQGGALRIVSGGTLLPTPALSLGSAVCSNGERGLLGVAIDPSFAANHYVYLYYTFNKNAAGCPGSNATTPVERISRFTMDVPTLNVINPATELFLLDGVTNFAGNHNGGQLRVGPDGYLYAGTGDGGCDYAGDSGCAGANDASRDRNILNGKIVRIATDGSVPPTNPFLGAGTARCNAGPSAAGTICQETFAWGFRNAFRFAFRPSDGALTVNDVGQGAWEEIDLVQAGGDYGWPCREGAHTALTSGKCSPTPMGLLDPYFEFPHGTIPGTTTSGCGSITGGAWVPAGAWPATYDGTYMFADFNCGAIARLTPGGPPAASDFATGLGSSTVVDLLFGPSPTGTSLYYTTYAGGGQVRRVDYAVTLPPAATLTTLTPCRAIDTRGNDAPALQTNGTRTFVMTGRCGVPAGAAAVAANVTVTGSIAAGGVRLGPAGTTPQLDAVRFRAGQTRANNAALGLFGTPAGSLTVSTTVPSGTVHVIVDVTGYWQ, encoded by the coding sequence ATGCACTTTCGACGTTTCGGTGTCCGCTCCGCCGTCTGGAGGGCTGTCGGCCTGACCTCGCTGGCGCTTTCCCTCCCCGCGCCCGCCATCACGCTCCCGCCGGGATTCGGTGATGCGCTCGTGGCCACGGTCGGGGCGCCGACGGCGCTGGCCTTCTTGCCGGACGGGCGGCTGCTCGTGGCAACACAAGGCGGTGCGCTGCGCATCGTCTCCGGTGGGACATTGCTTCCGACGCCGGCGCTCTCGCTCGGCTCGGCGGTGTGCTCGAACGGGGAGCGCGGCCTTCTTGGCGTGGCGATCGATCCGTCGTTCGCGGCGAATCACTACGTCTACCTGTACTACACGTTCAACAAGAACGCTGCAGGTTGCCCGGGAAGCAACGCCACGACTCCCGTCGAACGGATCTCGCGCTTCACGATGGACGTCCCCACGCTGAACGTGATCAACCCGGCGACGGAGCTCTTCCTCCTCGACGGCGTCACGAACTTCGCGGGGAACCACAACGGCGGGCAGCTGCGCGTCGGGCCCGACGGGTATCTCTACGCCGGCACGGGCGACGGCGGCTGCGACTATGCGGGCGACAGCGGCTGCGCGGGAGCGAACGATGCTTCGCGCGACCGCAACATCCTCAACGGGAAGATCGTGCGCATCGCGACGGACGGCTCCGTGCCGCCCACGAACCCGTTCCTCGGCGCGGGCACGGCGCGCTGCAACGCGGGCCCGTCGGCGGCGGGCACGATCTGCCAGGAGACGTTCGCGTGGGGCTTCCGCAACGCGTTCCGCTTCGCGTTCAGGCCCTCCGACGGCGCGCTCACGGTGAACGACGTGGGCCAGGGCGCGTGGGAGGAGATCGACCTCGTGCAGGCGGGCGGCGACTACGGCTGGCCCTGCCGCGAGGGCGCGCACACGGCGCTCACGTCGGGCAAGTGCAGCCCCACGCCCATGGGCCTTCTCGATCCGTACTTCGAGTTTCCTCACGGGACGATTCCCGGCACGACCACATCGGGCTGCGGGTCGATCACGGGCGGCGCATGGGTGCCCGCGGGAGCGTGGCCCGCGACCTACGACGGGACGTACATGTTCGCGGACTTCAACTGCGGAGCGATCGCGCGCCTGACGCCGGGCGGTCCGCCCGCCGCGTCCGACTTCGCGACCGGCCTCGGCTCGTCGACCGTCGTGGACCTCCTCTTCGGGCCGTCGCCGACGGGGACGTCGCTCTACTACACGACGTACGCGGGCGGCGGACAGGTGCGCCGCGTCGACTACGCGGTGACGCTGCCGCCGGCCGCGACGCTCACGACACTCACGCCGTGCCGGGCGATCGACACGCGCGGGAACGATGCGCCCGCGCTGCAGACGAACGGCACACGGACGTTCGTGATGACGGGTCGCTGCGGCGTGCCCGCGGGCGCCGCAGCGGTGGCCGCTAACGTGACGGTGACGGGCTCGATTGCGGCGGGAGGCGTGCGCCTGGGGCCAGCGGGAACGACGCCGCAACTCGACGCCGTCAGGTTCCGCGCGGGCCAGACGCGCGCAAACAACGCGGCGCTCGGCCTCTTCGGGACGCCGGCGGGCAGCCTGACGGTGTCGACGACGGTTCCGTCGGGAACCGTGCACGTGATCGTGGACGTCACGGGTTACTGGCAGTAG
- a CDS encoding ABC transporter ATP-binding protein — MPPGVSVRLEGVVKSFDGGLVKALRGVSLEVAAGDSVAIMGPTGCGKSTLLSIVGLLDTPDSGAVFLDGHPAADFEPAEDFRATRVGFVFQFHHLLPHLSVVENVELPLAGRAGRAAARARATEALALVGLEHRARTLAARVSGGERQLAALARALVVKPALILADEPTGSVDSETGARILALLEGWSATTSGTLLLVSHDTTVASRCRRLVKMRDGAVANAA; from the coding sequence ATGCCGCCCGGTGTCTCGGTCCGCCTCGAAGGCGTCGTGAAGTCGTTCGACGGCGGCCTCGTGAAAGCGCTGAGGGGCGTCTCGCTCGAGGTGGCGGCGGGCGATTCGGTCGCCATCATGGGGCCCACCGGCTGCGGAAAGTCGACGCTTCTCTCGATCGTCGGCCTCCTCGACACGCCTGACTCGGGCGCCGTCTTCCTCGACGGCCACCCGGCCGCCGACTTCGAACCCGCCGAGGACTTCCGGGCCACGCGCGTCGGCTTCGTCTTCCAGTTTCACCACCTTTTGCCGCATCTCTCCGTCGTCGAAAACGTCGAGTTGCCCCTCGCCGGGCGGGCCGGCCGCGCCGCGGCGCGCGCCCGGGCCACGGAAGCGCTCGCGCTCGTCGGACTCGAGCATCGGGCGCGGACGCTCGCGGCCCGCGTCTCCGGGGGCGAGCGTCAGCTCGCGGCGCTGGCCCGCGCGCTCGTCGTGAAGCCGGCTCTCATCCTGGCCGACGAGCCGACGGGAAGCGTGGACTCTGAGACGGGCGCGCGCATCCTCGCGCTCCTCGAAGGCTGGAGCGCCACGACGTCGGGGACGCTCCTTCTCGTCTCGCACGACACCACCGTCGCGTCGCGCTGCCGCCGCCTCGTGAAAATGCGCGATGGCGCCGTCGCCAACGCGGCTTAG
- a CDS encoding ABC transporter permease: MPFALRNLLRRPIRSTLTLLGIALGVTTYLVLVSASAGVVEETESIVRSLRIDLIVQRTGMPIPWQSRIRPDEVAAIRRAPGVAELTPVVVGVTRLETRPRFFVFGAAPDALGALGLTLVNGRVFVPGKSEILAGADAARELDLKPGDRVAIIGRRELTVVGIYRTGRQLLDGGVLLDRPDAQEAFRLGDLVNLALVGVAPGAITEDVVAAVTAAAPELEAIPADLFARQQDWLKSFARFARTLALLALAIAALGISNTLSMNVAERTGEIGLLRAIGWRRARIARLVIAEGLLLSACGAALGLPAAAAILRFLTRAGFLGVIPARLPAASAAEGIAAVLAAGLLASLPPLIHALRILPARALREL, encoded by the coding sequence ATGCCATTCGCGCTTCGCAACCTCCTCCGCCGCCCCATACGCAGCACCCTGACGCTGCTGGGCATCGCGCTCGGCGTCACGACGTACCTCGTCCTCGTGTCCGCGTCGGCGGGAGTCGTCGAGGAGACGGAGTCGATCGTCCGGAGCCTCCGGATCGACTTGATCGTGCAGAGGACCGGGATGCCGATTCCGTGGCAGTCGCGGATCCGGCCGGACGAGGTCGCGGCCATTCGGCGCGCCCCGGGCGTCGCGGAGCTGACGCCCGTCGTCGTCGGGGTCACGCGGCTCGAGACACGGCCCCGCTTCTTCGTCTTCGGCGCCGCGCCGGACGCGCTCGGCGCTCTCGGCCTCACACTCGTGAACGGGCGCGTCTTCGTGCCGGGCAAGAGCGAGATCCTTGCCGGAGCGGACGCCGCGCGGGAGCTGGACCTCAAGCCGGGTGACCGCGTGGCCATCATCGGCCGCCGCGAGCTCACGGTTGTCGGCATCTACCGCACGGGCCGGCAGCTTCTCGACGGCGGTGTCCTCCTCGACAGGCCCGACGCCCAGGAGGCGTTTCGGCTCGGCGATCTCGTCAACCTTGCGCTCGTCGGCGTTGCGCCGGGTGCCATCACGGAGGACGTCGTCGCGGCGGTGACGGCCGCGGCACCCGAGCTGGAGGCCATTCCCGCCGACCTCTTCGCCCGGCAGCAGGACTGGCTGAAGAGCTTCGCCCGCTTCGCGCGGACCCTCGCGCTCCTGGCGCTTGCCATCGCGGCGCTCGGCATCTCGAACACCCTCTCGATGAACGTGGCCGAGCGGACCGGCGAGATCGGTCTCCTCCGCGCGATCGGATGGCGGCGGGCGCGGATCGCCCGGCTCGTGATCGCGGAGGGGCTCCTCCTGTCGGCCTGCGGCGCCGCGCTCGGCCTCCCGGCCGCCGCGGCGATCCTCCGGTTCCTGACGCGAGCGGGCTTCCTCGGCGTGATCCCCGCGCGTCTCCCCGCCGCGTCGGCTGCGGAGGGCATCGCGGCCGTCCTCGCCGCCGGACTCCTTGCGTCGCTTCCGCCGCTCATCCACGCGCTCAGAATCCTGCCCGCGCGGGCGCTGCGGGAGCTGTAG
- a CDS encoding methyltransferase domain-containing protein produces the protein MRVEVFSKVRCPVCRSGGLVWREFLRAGDELLDGVAWCEECRAWFPVEDGFLDLLTGPLAYVEERDAFWNHRKAELTALGLSHAPAGAGKSAPPDGASAQALQQQKHFDWYAANETQRYSDYEVTPFWRAADRIAFEPWKAELRASARPDQWLLDVGCAQGRSTFHMMDLDLNVVGFDVSRKCIREAARRYREGTFKARASFLVADGSAFPLRDAAVDFVLVYGVLHHLADPGATCREIGRVLKPAGVYFGQENNESGFRALFDLAQKLWPIWHEEAGPEAIISADRLKSWLEPSGFRFSARTSVFLPPHVVNWTTEERGFRILDSLDRAMAHVPWLRANGGLVIFEARRP, from the coding sequence ATGAGGGTCGAGGTCTTTTCGAAAGTGCGCTGCCCCGTTTGCCGCTCGGGAGGTCTCGTGTGGCGCGAGTTCCTGCGCGCGGGCGACGAGCTTCTGGATGGCGTGGCCTGGTGCGAGGAATGCCGCGCGTGGTTCCCGGTCGAGGACGGCTTCCTGGACCTCCTGACCGGCCCGCTCGCGTACGTGGAGGAACGGGACGCCTTCTGGAACCATCGCAAGGCGGAGCTGACGGCGCTCGGCCTCTCCCACGCACCGGCAGGCGCAGGGAAGAGCGCTCCGCCAGACGGAGCGTCCGCCCAGGCGCTGCAGCAGCAGAAGCACTTCGACTGGTACGCCGCCAACGAAACGCAGCGCTACTCGGACTACGAGGTCACGCCCTTCTGGCGGGCGGCCGACCGGATCGCCTTCGAGCCGTGGAAGGCGGAGCTTCGCGCGTCGGCGCGGCCCGACCAGTGGCTTCTCGACGTCGGCTGCGCGCAGGGGCGCAGCACGTTCCACATGATGGATCTCGACCTGAACGTCGTCGGATTCGACGTCTCGCGCAAGTGCATTCGCGAGGCCGCCCGTCGATACCGGGAAGGGACGTTCAAGGCGCGGGCGAGCTTCCTCGTGGCGGACGGTTCGGCATTTCCGTTGCGGGATGCGGCGGTCGATTTCGTCCTCGTCTATGGCGTCCTCCACCATCTCGCGGATCCCGGCGCCACGTGCCGGGAGATCGGACGCGTCCTGAAACCGGCGGGCGTCTACTTTGGGCAGGAGAACAACGAGAGCGGCTTCCGCGCCCTCTTCGACCTCGCGCAGAAGCTCTGGCCCATCTGGCACGAGGAGGCGGGGCCCGAGGCCATCATCTCTGCCGACCGGCTCAAGAGCTGGCTCGAGCCGTCCGGATTCCGGTTCTCGGCGCGCACGAGCGTTTTTCTCCCGCCGCACGTCGTGAACTGGACGACGGAGGAACGGGGCTTCCGGATCCTCGACTCTCTGGACCGCGCGATGGCGCACGTCCCCTGGCTCCGCGCGAACGGCGGCCTCGTCATCTTCGAGGCGCGGCGGCCGTAG
- a CDS encoding ABC transporter ATP-binding protein → MAADAAVELAGVSLSYRIPKEAVQTFKEYAIRKLQGRIEHGELVALRDATLVIAPGERVGVVGPNGAGKSTLFRVIARVRRPTRGRVVVRGSVAPLLELGLGFHGELTGRENVVLHGAVMGHSRRDMERRMDGIAEFAELEAFLDAPLRTYSTGMAARLAFAVATDVDPDILLVDEALSVGDERFQAKCHARMAGFHDRGKTFLLVSHSLAEVVANCTRALWISGGRIVQDGPAADVCDAYHAWAQGGT, encoded by the coding sequence GTGGCAGCTGACGCCGCCGTCGAGCTGGCGGGCGTCTCCCTGAGCTACCGGATCCCCAAGGAGGCGGTCCAGACGTTCAAGGAGTACGCGATCCGCAAGCTCCAGGGCCGCATCGAGCACGGCGAGCTCGTCGCCCTCCGCGACGCCACCCTCGTCATCGCGCCCGGCGAGCGCGTGGGCGTCGTCGGCCCGAACGGCGCGGGCAAGAGCACGCTCTTCCGCGTCATCGCCCGCGTGCGCCGGCCTACGCGGGGCCGCGTCGTCGTCCGCGGGAGCGTCGCGCCGCTCCTCGAACTCGGCCTCGGATTCCACGGCGAGCTCACGGGCCGCGAGAACGTGGTCCTCCACGGCGCCGTCATGGGCCACTCGCGCCGGGACATGGAGCGGCGCATGGACGGGATCGCCGAGTTTGCCGAGCTCGAGGCCTTTCTCGACGCGCCCCTCCGCACATACTCCACGGGCATGGCGGCCCGCCTCGCGTTCGCGGTCGCGACGGACGTCGACCCCGACATCCTCCTCGTCGACGAAGCCCTCTCGGTAGGTGACGAGCGCTTCCAGGCCAAGTGTCACGCCCGCATGGCCGGGTTTCACGACCGCGGCAAGACCTTCCTCCTCGTGTCGCACTCGCTGGCCGAGGTCGTTGCGAACTGCACCCGGGCGCTCTGGATCTCGGGCGGCCGCATCGTTCAGGACGGTCCCGCCGCGGACGTCTGCGACGCGTACCACGCGTGGGCGCAGGGGGGAACGTGA
- a CDS encoding ABC transporter permease, with the protein MTSATPAPIVYDSARQGLLFVEEAKDLWRYRHLVGEIVARDIKVRYKRSVLGVAWTMLSPLLNMLAMTWVFSLVMRMDVKNFPVYFLTGSIFWAFFAGATSHAASLTIDAAEITKRVYIPRSVFVVSAVGVALVNLCLSLVPLFLIILFTGFPIHASWLFVPVSILIGALFTTGVGLVVFTLASRFVDIKETYLVLVGAWFFVTPIVYTQAMVPERFRFIVRYNPMTYLVEVFRAPLYDGWLPGPKTLAFAALAAVSSLAIGWLFYAARIEEYGRGS; encoded by the coding sequence GTGACGTCCGCGACCCCGGCTCCGATCGTCTACGACAGCGCCCGGCAGGGCCTTCTTTTCGTCGAGGAGGCGAAAGACCTTTGGCGGTATCGCCACCTCGTTGGCGAGATCGTCGCGCGCGACATCAAGGTCCGTTACAAGCGCTCCGTCCTCGGCGTCGCGTGGACCATGCTCAGTCCGCTCCTGAACATGCTCGCGATGACGTGGGTCTTCTCCCTCGTCATGCGGATGGACGTGAAGAACTTCCCCGTCTACTTCCTGACGGGCTCCATCTTCTGGGCCTTCTTTGCGGGCGCGACGAGCCACGCGGCCTCGCTCACGATCGACGCGGCGGAGATCACGAAGCGGGTCTACATCCCGCGCTCGGTCTTCGTCGTCTCGGCGGTCGGCGTCGCCCTCGTGAACCTCTGTCTCTCGCTCGTCCCTCTCTTCCTGATCATCCTCTTCACGGGGTTCCCGATCCACGCGTCGTGGCTTTTCGTCCCGGTTTCGATCCTGATCGGCGCGCTCTTCACGACGGGCGTCGGCCTCGTGGTCTTCACGCTGGCTTCGCGCTTCGTCGACATCAAGGAGACTTACCTCGTCCTCGTCGGCGCGTGGTTCTTCGTGACGCCGATCGTCTACACGCAGGCCATGGTCCCCGAACGGTTCCGCTTCATCGTCCGTTACAACCCGATGACGTACCTCGTCGAGGTCTTCCGGGCGCCGCTCTACGACGGCTGGCTGCCGGGGCCGAAGACGCTCGCGTTCGCGGCCCTCGCGGCGGTTTCGTCACTCGCGATCGGCTGGCTCTTCTACGCGGCGCGCATCGAGGAGTACGGCCGTGGCAGCTGA